A stretch of Camelina sativa cultivar DH55 chromosome 18, Cs, whole genome shotgun sequence DNA encodes these proteins:
- the LOC104760745 gene encoding alcohol dehydrogenase-like 7, whose product MENGSSSGDNKSSPKPIRCKAAVCRKAGEPLVMEEIMVAPPQAYEVRIRIICTTLCHSDVTFWKLQVPPACFPRILGHEAIGIVESVGENVKEVVEGDTVLPTFMPDCGECVDCKSHKSNLCSKFPFKVSPWMPRYENSSRFTDLNGQTLFHFLNVSSFSEYTVLDVANVVKIDSSVPPSRACLLSCGVSTGVGAAWETAKVEQGSTVVIFGLGSIGLAVAEGARLCGASRIIGVDINPAKFQVGQKFGVTEFVNSLTCENKRVNEVINEMTGGGADYCFECVGSSSLVEEAYACCRKGWGKTITLGVDKPGSQICLNSSDVLHQGKILMGSLFGGLKAKTHIPLLLKRYLSNELELDKFVTHEMKFEDINDAFQLLVEGKSIRCVLWMG is encoded by the exons ATGGAAAACGGAAGCTCCTCCGGCGACAACAAGTCTTCACCAAAACCGATCCGATGCAAAG CTGCGGTTTGTAGGAAGGCCGGAGAGCCGTTGGTGATGGAAGAGATAATGGTTGCGCCGCCGCAGGCTTACGAAGTTCGGATCCGAATCATCTGCACCACGTTATGTCACAGTGACGTCACTTTCTGGAAACTCCAA GTTCCTCCAGCCTGCTTTCCGAGGATTCTAGGCCACGAGGCAATAGG AATAGTGGAAAGTGTTGGTGAAAACGTAAAGGAAGTGGTCGAAGGAGACACCGTACTACCAACGTTCATGCCTGACTGTGGTGAATGTGTTGACTGCAAATCTCACAAAAGCAACTTATGCAGCAAATTTCCCTTCAAAGTATCGCCATGGATGCCAAGATACGAAAATTCGAGCAGATTCACTGACCTCAATGGCCAAACTCTCTTTCATTTCTTGAACGTCTCTAGCTTCAGCGAATACACTGTTCTTGATGTTGCTAACGTTGTTAAGATTGATTCTTCGGTTCCTCCTAGTCGTGCTTGTCTCCTCAGCTGCGGAGTTTCCACTG GTGTTGGTGCTGCTTGGGAGACTGCCAAAGTTGAACAAGGATCAACAGTTGTGATTTTTGGACTTGGTTCTATCGGACTAGCG GTTGCAGAGGGTGCAAGACTTTGTGGTGCCTCTAGAATCATTGGTGTGGATATAAACCCTGCCAAATTCCAAGTTG GGCAAAAATTTGGAGTTACCGAGTTTGTAAACTCTTTGACATGTGAAAACAAGCGTGTTAACGAG gTGATCAATGAGATGACTGGTGGGGGAGCCGACTATTGCTTTGAGTGTGTTGGAAGTAGTTCTTTGGTTGAAGAAGCTTATGCTTGCTGTAGAAAG GGATGGGGAAAGACAATAACTTTAGGTGTGGACAAGCCGGGTTCACAGATATGTTTAAACTCGTCTGATGTTCTTCACCAAGGGAAGATTTTGATGGGTTCGTTGTTTGGAGGTTTGAAGGCTAAAACACACATTCCGCTTCTTCTGAAACGCTATTTGAGCAATGAGCTTGAATTGGATAAGTTTGTGACACATGAGATGAAATTCGAGGACATCAACGACGCATTCCAGCTACTCGTTGAAGGGAAAAGCATCAGGTGTGTCTTGTGGATGGGCTAA